One Primulina huaijiensis isolate GDHJ02 chromosome 8, ASM1229523v2, whole genome shotgun sequence genomic region harbors:
- the LOC140982948 gene encoding uncharacterized protein, whose protein sequence is MDLWVVAAAAGAGYIAKNLQNLTVDKNEGLLEPALKYPGNVQLESMNILQQIRYNTCPLRRLEQNRAQEVGELASSSTGISGQRIPEFEDGERKTSRRLGRGKFIRSSRSGLNVARPLISLENDLDYELSKDGEGFEQNMFGMFPSVSTARPLLVTDGIGLTTRSSSASSLALFDGGVEEGRRENIVDSKVRSTMFRSHSMDRIDSAVLPRKPKRSSGLARMSDSSDVVPHRLFDSSGPDGVLLFIMGMSIGILSAKTTSKREVDDMKLQLKQTHNLVQDLHDELNMKEMITVKEIVNDGYYQPPRKNDTPSSIREPIASPNKEAKESTKFDNFKASYDNDENLKIRSKIEDELQAELEMLEHNMSATALENISYIVELDPDYEPDIAQGDLKPMMATETRDTASESGDKSTGTTTNVSQPPNYAVSPRELCFRLHELIESRLEARIKELEIALSNSENKVRVLGSQSIILGTRLHYSETEYSCSPQSPINICEHYTADGSLVKNISSNSLDSVKEENGILLKATDNDQERGEKSISNFGSDHEMYSTVQKFIDDLFDEEKDRVSHHDAVMEKDGAQEDSVQDIVRAWDRQMSRSLLLDEDFESEDEEADESEMLLIKKIVERRRSGSAFAFNFDEFRTDIKG, encoded by the exons ATGGATTTGTGGGTGGTTGCAGCAGCTGCCGGAGCTGGATACATTGCCAAGAACTTGCAGAATTTAACGGTGGATAAAAACGAAGGTTTATTGGAGCCAGCTCTTAAATACCCAGGCAATGTTCAATTAGAATCCATGAATATCTTGCAGCAGATACGTTATAACACCTGCCCATTACGCAGATTAGAGCAAAACAGAGCTCAAGAAGTTGGAGAGTTAGCTTCTAGCAGTACTGGCATTTCGGGACAAAGAATCCCGGAATTTGAAGATGGTGAGAGAAAAACTTCCCGTAGATTGGGAAGGGGGAAGTTCATTAGAAGTAGTAGGAGTGGCTTGAATGTTGCGAGGCCATTGATTTCTTTAGAAAATGACCTTGATTATGAGCTAAGTAAAGATGGTGAAGGATTTGAACAAAATATGTTTGGCATGTTTCCTTCTGTGTCTACAGCGAGGCCACTGCTGGTTACTGATGGAATTGGATTGACCACCAGATCGAGCAGCGCTTCATCCTTGGCACTTTTTGATGGTGGGGTGGAGGAGGGAAGGAGAGAAAATATTGTTGACTCAAAAGTGAGGAGTACAATGTTTAGGTCTCATTCAATGGATCGTATTGATTCGGCCGTGCTTCCAAGGAAGCCGAAAAGGAGTTCCGGCCTTGCACGAATGAGTGATTCCTCTGATGTGGTGCCTCATAGACTTTTTGATTCATCAG GACCTGATGGAGTGCTTCTTTTTATCATGGGTATGAGCATTGGAATATTGTCTGCTAAAACAACCAGTAAAAGGGAAGTAGATGATATGAAACTGCAATTAAAGCAGACACATAATTTAGTTCAAGATTTGCATGATGAACTTAATATGAAAGAAATGATTACTGTGAAGGAGATTGTAAATGACGGCTATTATCAGCCCCCTCGAAAAAATGATACACCTTCATCAATTAGGGAGCCAATTGCATCTCCTAACAAGGAAGCAAAAGAATCGACCAAATTTGacaattttaaggcaagctatGATAATGATGAGAATCTCAAAATAAGGAGTAAAATTGAGGACGAGCTTCAGGCTGAACTGGAGATGCTCGAACACAATATGAGTGCAACTGCTCTTGAAAACATATCTTATATTGTTGAG CTTGATCCGGATTACGAACCAGATATTGCTCAAGGAGACTTAAAGCCAATGATGGCCACGGAAACTCGAGATACTGCATCTGAGTCAGGTGACAAATCAACAGGTACAACCACCAATGTCTCTCAGCCTCCAAATTACGCAGTTTCGCCGAGGGAGCTGTGTTTCCGCCTCCATGAGTTGATTGAGTCTAGGCTTGAAGCACGTATCAAGGAGCTAGAAATTGCCCTTAGTAACAGCGAAAACAaagttcgagttctcggttctCAAAGCATTATATTGGGAACAAGACTTCATTACAGTGAAACAGAATATTCATGCTCTCCCCAAAGCCCGATAAACATTTGTGAACACTACACAGCCGATGGATCGTTGGTTAAGAATATCTCCAGCAATTCCCTGGATTCAGTTAAGGAGGAAAATGGGATTTTATTGAAGGCGACAGATAACGATCAAGAACGAGGTGAGAAGTCTATTAGTAACTTTGGCAgtgatcatgaaatgtattcaACTGTACAAAAATTCATCGACGATCTATTCGATGAAGAAAAGGACCGTGTCTCACATCATGATGCAGTTATGGAAAAAGATGGTGCGCAAGAGGATTCAGTTCAAGATATAGTCAGGGCTTGGGATAGGCAGATGTCTAGAAGTTTGTTGTTGGATGAGGATTTCGAGAGCGAAGACGAGGAAGCTGATGAATCagaaatgcttttgataaagaAGATTGTTGAAAGAAGGAGATCAGGTTCTGCTTTTGCCTTTAATTTTGATGAATTTAGGACTGACATAAAAGGATGA